In Juglans regia cultivar Chandler chromosome 5, Walnut 2.0, whole genome shotgun sequence, the following are encoded in one genomic region:
- the LOC109002638 gene encoding uncharacterized protein LOC109002638: MKSFSGIGISLSLVFGCLLLAFVAELYYLLWWRKKRITSAEIEDDYGKYAKELFQFICWQRPSSLQNSDTRECVRDQDATGHEPDPELGSSKDFLLKTCGEESVEAELMRLHNLAGPPRFLFTIKEETREDLESDDRSRKGSRTRSLSELIMTVDTPFLTPLASPPVKAPPLNSLDSYHHHGFNPLFESSAEAELNRLRSSPPPTFKFLRDAEEKLYRRWKEEAEKKALQNSGSVQDSGASLPSDSTVATEEKEGSFLKFIAGNNEKRELHHNLSQYPSSSSQVLPLASSPTAFRPLEKAPMVY; this comes from the coding sequence ATGAAATCTTTCAGTGGTATAGGCATTAGTTTGAGCCTGGTGTTTGGGTGCCTCCTCCTGGCTTTTGTCGCGGAGCTTTACTATTTGTTATGGTGGAGGAAGAAGAGAATCACCAGCGCAGAGATTGAAGATGATTACGGAAAATATGCAAAGGAACTCTTTCAATTTATCTGCTGGCAGAGACCCTCTTCTTTGCAAAACAGCGACACTCGAGAATGTGTGAGAGACCAAGATGCCACTGGTCATGAACCGGACCCGGAGCTGGGTTCTAGCAAGGACTTTCTGCTCAAGACCTGTGGGGAAGAAAGTGTGGAAGCTGAGCTCATGAGGCTGCACAATCTCGCAGGCCCTCCAAGATTTCTCTTCACAATCAAAGAGGAAACTAGGGAGGATTTGGAGTCTGATGATAGAAGCAGAAAAGGGTCAAGAACAAGGAGCTTGAGTGAACTTATCATGACTGTTGACACCCCATTCCTTACTCCTTTGGCTTCCCCACCAGTAAAGGCTCCTCCTTTGAACTCTTTGGATTCTTACCACCACCATGGATTCAATCCTCTCTTTGAATCGTCAGCAGAGGCAGAATTGAACAGGTTGAGATCTTCACCCCCTCCAACGTTCAAGTTCTTGAGGGATGCAGAGGAGAAACTTTATAGAAGATGGAAGGAAGAAGCGGAGAAAAAGGCACTTCAAAATTCTGGGTCTGTTCAGGATTCTGGGGCTTCACTTCCTTCCGATTCGACAGTGGCGACAGAAGAAAAGGAAGgatcttttctcaaatttattgCTGGGAATAACGAAAAGAGGGAGCTTCATCACAATCTATCACAGTATCCTTCAAGTTCTTCTCAGGTACTTCCGCTGGCTTCTTCCCCTACAGCATTCAGACCACTTGAAAAGGCACCGATGGTGTATTAG
- the LOC109002639 gene encoding dof zinc finger protein DOF3.6-like has product MVFSSVPVYLDPHNWHQQPNHQQGSDSQNVPQLPPPTHHAGGHGAAGSLRPGSMADRARLSKIPHPETAPLKCPRCESTNTKFCYFNNYNLSQPRHFCKTCRRYWTKGGALRNVPVGGGCRRNKKNKSNRAKPPAAGERQSGSNSSNNATPSACTSELIGHFPQQSPPLPFMSSFQNFTRYGMGNIGLNFSDIQAQTDLGYQIGSSSGGSSTILSSGVDQWRFQQIPFLGGFESPTGLYPIQSEGVEATLAGDNEPRIMMSSSRVSQLPPVMKMEERQGKNPSGLNWGGNSWTDLSGLHSSSTGHLL; this is encoded by the exons ATGGTTTTCTCGTCTGTTCCAGTCTATTTAGATCCTCACAATTGGCATCAG CAACCAAATCATCAACAAGGAAGTGACAGTCAAAACGTCCCACAGCTGCCCCCGCCAACCCATCATGCCGGTGGTCATGGTGCTGCTGGCTCTCTCAGGCCTGGTTCAATGGCTGATCGAGCCAGGTTATCCAAGATACCACACCCAGAAACAGCGCCTCTCAAGTGTCCGAGGTGTGAATCCACCAATACTAAGTTTTGCTACTTCAATAATTACAACCTTTCTCAGCCACGTCACTTCTGCAAGACCTGTCGGCGTTACTGGACCAAAGGGGGTGCCCTTAGGAATGTTCCAGTGGGTGGTGGTTGTCgtagaaacaagaaaaacaaaagcaatcGCGCTAAACCTCCGGCTGCCGGTGAGAGACAATCGGGTTCCAACTCTAGCAATAATGCAACTCCCTCTGCCTGTACCTCAGAGTTAATTGGTCATTTTCCACAGCAATCTCCACCGTTACCCTTCATGTCCTCCTTTCAGAATTTTACCCGCTATGGTATGGGAAATATTGGCCTAAACTTCAGTGACATCCAGGCGCAGACTGATTTAGGGTATCAGATTGGAAGTAGTTCAGGTGGAAGCAGCACAATTTTATCTAGTGGAGTGGATCAGTGGCGTTTCCAGCAAATCCCTTTCTTGGGTGGCTTCGAGTCACCGACAGGTTTATACCCAATTCAAAGTGAAGGTGTTGAAGCAACTTTAGCTGGAGATAATGAGCCAAGGATCATGATGTCAAGTTCTAGGGTTTCTCAGCTGCCTCCAGtgatgaaaatggaagaaagacAAGGGAAAAATCCATCAGGTCTGAACTGGGGTGGAAATTCATGGACAGATTTATCAGGTCTTCACTCTTCTTCCACCGGCCATCTGCTGTAG